A DNA window from Chryseobacterium sp. MEBOG06 contains the following coding sequences:
- a CDS encoding nucleoside hydrolase has translation MQPKLPFHFDMETADPDDSMTLSILATHPKVNLVSVSVHPGGTDQIGFVRHILRMLDREDIRIGAGTPKSTANRVSGFYREWVGNFEHSEADDTAASIMAETLLQFPDCTLLTGAALTNPHSLFETGIFFDRWFCQGGFAGDNIIPKEHRLEKFDGKRTCATFNLNGNPLAAEVLFSIPMGERRMISKNVCHGAVFTKADAELLIPFRSHNKGLSLFLDAVELKEKALHDTVAALLAIDPSKALWAEVIPYRTKGEWGCMEAKDGLDRPASLITTHIPNLTDLWKVIKP, from the coding sequence ATGCAGCCTAAATTGCCTTTCCATTTCGATATGGAAACTGCTGATCCCGACGATTCTATGACCCTCAGTATTTTAGCAACACATCCCAAGGTTAACCTGGTAAGTGTTTCTGTGCATCCTGGAGGAACAGACCAGATTGGTTTTGTACGCCACATTCTACGAATGCTGGATAGAGAAGATATCCGGATCGGAGCCGGAACACCCAAATCTACAGCCAACCGTGTTTCTGGTTTTTACCGGGAATGGGTCGGAAATTTTGAGCATTCAGAAGCAGACGATACTGCGGCCAGCATCATGGCGGAAACACTTCTTCAATTTCCCGATTGTACTTTGCTAACCGGAGCAGCACTGACGAATCCACATTCTTTATTTGAAACCGGAATTTTCTTTGACCGCTGGTTTTGTCAGGGAGGTTTCGCAGGAGACAATATCATCCCAAAGGAACACCGTCTAGAGAAATTTGACGGGAAACGTACTTGCGCAACCTTTAACCTGAACGGTAATCCGCTAGCTGCAGAAGTGCTGTTCTCCATACCGATGGGCGAAAGACGCATGATCAGTAAAAATGTATGCCATGGCGCTGTCTTTACCAAAGCAGATGCTGAACTGCTTATTCCGTTTCGCAGCCATAACAAGGGGCTCAGCCTGTTCCTGGATGCAGTGGAACTCAAAGAAAAAGCGCTCCACGATACAGTAGCTGCTTTACTGGCCATTGATCCCTCCAAAGCCCTTTGGGCAGAGGTAATCCCATACAGAACAAAGGGCGAGTGGGGTTGTATGGAAGCAAAAGACGGCCTAGATAGACCGGCA